The DNA region TAGCTGCTGCTCTAAGCATAGATGGGCCGCCTATATCAATATTTTCTATTATATCTTCATGAGTTGCATTAAGTTTACTTACTGTTTCTTTAAATGGATATAGATTATTAACAACCATATCTATACAATCTATTTCAAGCTCTTTTAAAGTTTTAATATGCTCATCGTTATCTCTTATCGCTAATAATCCTCCATGAATTTTAGGGTGCAAAGTCTTTACTCTTCCATCAAGGCATTCAGGAAAACCTGTTACATCTGAAACATCTATAGTTTCTATTCCATTTTCAGCAAGTTTTCTTCTTGTTCCTCCAGTCGATATAATTTCCCATCCTAATTCCTTTAACTTTCTTGAAAATTCTACTATTCCTGTTTTATCATAAACGCTAATAAGTGCTCTTTTCAAAGTAAAATACCTCCCTTTTTATATGAGTTACCAGTTGCCAGTTCTCTGTTCTCTGTCCCCTGTTCTCTAATATCCTAGTCCCCAGCACCCAGTACCCAGTATCTAGTACCCAGCACCAAGTACCTAGTACCAAGTACCCAGCACCTAGTACCAAGTACCCAGCACCTAGTACCTAATCACTACCTTCCTCCCTATAACTTCCAATTTATTCTCACAGAACAATTTTACTGCCATTGGCAAAAGCTTATGTTCTATCTTCAATACTTTTTCTTTAAGCGTATCTATAGTATCATTATCATCTACAATAACAGCTTCTTGTAATATAATAGGACCTGTATCAGCACCTTCATCAACAAAATGAACAGTAGCACCCGTTATTTTAACACCATACTCTAATACAGCTCTATGAACTCTTTCTCCATAATATCCTTTCCCACAAAAGCTTGGGATTAAAGAAGGATGTATATTAATAATTCTATTTTTATAATGATTGACAAATTTTTTGCTCAATACTTTTAAGTATCCTGCTAATACAACTAATTCAACTTGCCTATTCTCTAGTTCATCTAAGATTTTTAGATCAAATTCTATATCATTATTAAATTCCTTCCTATTTATATATAAAGCTTCTATTAAATTTTTCTTTGCTCTTTCAAGTCCATAAGCATCCTCTCTATTAGAAATTACTACCTTTATTTTCCCATTTATATACCCTTTATCTATACTATTAATCAAAGCCTCAAGATTAGTGCCGCTTCCTGAGATTAACACACCTATATTTACTGATGACATATTCTAATGCCACCTTCTCCCTTTTTTATCTCTCCTATTAAATAAGCTCTTTCTCCTATACTATTCAAATAATCTACTACTTTATCTCCATCTTCTTTATCTACAGCTATAACCATTCCAATTCCCATATTAAAAGTAGAATACATTTCTTTTTTATTAATTTTTCCTAGTTTTTCAATTAATTTAAAAACAGGTGGTATATCCATACCCCTAACATCTATATTTGCAACAAGGCCTTCTGGAAGCATTCTTGGTATATTCTCATAAAATCCTCCGCCTGTAATATGGCTCATTCCTTTTACAGTATATTTATTTAAAATCTTTTCAATTATATCTGCATATATGCGAGTAGGTTTTAATAATTCTTCACCCAAAATCATGCCTAGTTCATCTACATACTGATTAACATCAAATTTTTCTATTTCAAAGAATAACTTTCTAACTAAAGAAAAACCGTTACTATGAAGACCACTAGATGGTAGTCCTATTAATACATCTCCTTCAGAAATACTAGAGCCATCAATTATTTTATCTTTGTCAACTACACCTACTACAAATCCAACTAAATCATATTCGCCTTTACTATAAACACCAGGCATTTCAGCAGTTTCTCCACCTATCAAAGCACATCCTGCCTTTGTGCAACCGTTCGCCACCCCTTCAACTATTTTTGAAATAACTGTAGGCTCTATCTTGTATGTTCCAATATAATCAAGAAAAAATAAAGGCTTTGCACCTTGGCACAATATATCGTTTACACACATTGCAACACAATCTTCTCCAATCGTATCGTGCTTATCCATCATATAAGCAACTTTTAGTTTAGTTCCTACTCCATCCGTCCCTGATACTAAAATAGGCTCCTTGTATTTATCTATATTTATTTTAAAGAGACCACTAAAGCCTCCTATACTTGACATAACACCCTTAGTATGAGTTCTCTTTACATGTTCTTTAATTAAATTAACTGCTTCATATCCAGCTTTAATATCAACACCCGCATCTTTATAAGTGATACCATTAGTGCCCATATAAGCACCCCCCTCTTATGAATGTTAAATGTTAAATTTTAAATTTTAAATATTAAATAAAATCTAAAAAATGACTGATAGCTGAAAGCTGCTATCTGTCAGCAAATATTTTAAATCTGTCAACTGTCCACTGTCAACTGTCGACTAATTCTACATTTTCCATTTTCAATTTTTAATTTTTTTATCCGTATTCCCTGTCATCTGTTCCCTATTCTCTATTCTCTGTTCTCTGTCCCCTGTTCTCTAATTCCAGTACCTAGTACCCAGTACCAAGTACCCTAATCCAACGGCACTTCCATAGGATAATCACCATTAAAACAAGCTAAACAAAATCCTCTGTTTTGACCTGTAGTTTTCATAAGCCCTTCAATGGATAAATAACTTAAACTATCTGCATTTATCAGCTTTCTAATCTCTTCACTAGTATTCTTAGCACCTATAAGTTGCTTTCGTTCAGGAGTATCTATTCCAAAGTAACAAGGAAATTTAACAGGTGGTGAACTTATTCTTACATGAACTTCTTTAGCTCCAGCAGATTTTAAAATATCTACAATTCTTCTTATAGTAGTCCCTCTAACTATAGAATCATCTACTAAAATAACTCTCTTTCCCTTTATATTTTCCTTTAGTACATTAAGTTTAAG from Caloranaerobacter sp. TR13 includes:
- the purN gene encoding phosphoribosylglycinamide formyltransferase, whose translation is MSSVNIGVLISGSGTNLEALINSIDKGYINGKIKVVISNREDAYGLERAKKNLIEALYINRKEFNNDIEFDLKILDELENRQVELVVLAGYLKVLSKKFVNHYKNRIINIHPSLIPSFCGKGYYGERVHRAVLEYGVKITGATVHFVDEGADTGPIILQEAVIVDDNDTIDTLKEKVLKIEHKLLPMAVKLFCENKLEVIGRKVVIRY
- the purM gene encoding phosphoribosylformylglycinamidine cyclo-ligase, translated to MGTNGITYKDAGVDIKAGYEAVNLIKEHVKRTHTKGVMSSIGGFSGLFKINIDKYKEPILVSGTDGVGTKLKVAYMMDKHDTIGEDCVAMCVNDILCQGAKPLFFLDYIGTYKIEPTVISKIVEGVANGCTKAGCALIGGETAEMPGVYSKGEYDLVGFVVGVVDKDKIIDGSSISEGDVLIGLPSSGLHSNGFSLVRKLFFEIEKFDVNQYVDELGMILGEELLKPTRIYADIIEKILNKYTVKGMSHITGGGFYENIPRMLPEGLVANIDVRGMDIPPVFKLIEKLGKINKKEMYSTFNMGIGMVIAVDKEDGDKVVDYLNSIGERAYLIGEIKKGEGGIRICHQ